In Polyodon spathula isolate WHYD16114869_AA chromosome 23, ASM1765450v1, whole genome shotgun sequence, the DNA window tgatcggatatatagtgaagtgttgaatttaaatcaagggaggtaattttaaatggtaacattggtaagacctcatttagaatattgtgttctatgcagacaggctaaaagatttgaatctattcagtcttgaacaaagactacgcggcgatctgattcaagcaatcagaattctaaaaggtattgacagtgtcgacccaggggactttttcgacctgaaaaaaataCTGGTCACAAGTGGAGGTTCAATTGCCATTATCCCCATATTTCCTTTTTTAACCACATCAAAACCAAGATGGTAGAAAATAGTTCTACATTGTATTGGtgttttattgtcattatttgtCCATCCTATGataaacaggttttgttttgtcagttcaTCTATAAACACAACATAGCGTCtctacatttttgtattacatgcGGGAAGGATGTTTCTGAGTTTAGCTTCTGTTTAAACTGGTGAAATATATGCTATTAAAATGGAAGAAAATGGTCCCAAAGCATAGTGGGAAAAGCCATTGCCTTCAGCACAGGGAGCTACATCCTTGCAGGCTCCAGTCTAGGCTGCTGGCTGGCAGGGTGCCCGGCAGCAATGCAGTTGTCCAGATTGCAGGTGGGGAGGTTTAATTTCCTGGTCGGGGATCTCTCCTCCTCTCGGTGCACAGCTTACCCCTGTCTGTCAAGCGCTGAATTGCTCTCCTGTGCATCTCGGTGATGACTACTGTTCGGAGGAACAGCTAAGCTGTCGGGCCCAAAAGTCTCCCTCATGCCAGCAGGCCAGTAGCCAGTCAGGACAGTTCATAAATAGTTATTTAGttaaactgtattgtttttttttttctgtggctaATAATTAGCTTTTATATATGACTCCCAAGCAGAATAACACAACACCCTACACTTTGGCCTAGACTTAAGTTTAGTGGGCTTGGTGCCCTCTACACATTtaactgaaggccattttggccttgcTGTTGCCAGTTGAAACTCATGCTATTGTAAGAACAGCACATCTTTGTGGAACTGGTTTACAAAGCTGCCTCCACTGCACTTCCTGTCCTCTCGGGTCTGTTTTAAATCAGTCACCTCATATCTGCAGGGTTATATTAACACTGCATGGTGAATGTTGTGTCTACTGTGACATTGACTTCTGACATGATATGCTTGACTTGATGTCATGTAATTTCTGTTTCTGGGCTGTAGTGTTTTGTCTTAATATTTtggtgcacagctgtattctagaATTCTCCAGTTTAGTTCCATTTCTGTTGTCCAGTTAAAATGATCAGTTTCCCTGCCGCATTGTTTTACCTCTGGCTGTATCGGTGATACAGAACTGCATGCTTTGAGGTGTGGCTTTACAGCTGGTACACTCTTACGTACACAACTCTTGTAGGATTTCTTCACTCAACTCCATTACTTTCACTGCCATGCTGTTTTTAACCACTGCTCACAGCACTGACACAGAGCTGTGTAACTGTTTTTTATCTCATGGTTTGAACTAGTCCATCAGAGATGTCACTCCCCTTACATTATGCTCCTGAGGATGCTTTTGTTCAACAAAATAACCCACATTTGCTTTTCAGTTGAATAAACTTTAATAGAGTAATGGTGTAATGGCAATGACTGacttgtttgaaatataaaaatgatcacCTTGTACTCTGCAGTTCAATAAACGATAACGTTATACACTGGCGTTTCCTGCCTTTTAGTTTGGTTACGTTTGAAACGTGTTTGGTAATCTGACCCTACTCCCGTGGACATGGGTGTAAGGAACACCCTCTCCTCCCAAGGGGAAGCTGCCCGTCGGTGTCATTGTCCAGCATTACTCTGAGAAACCttaagcagtctttttttttaaactctgttcaGGGCTGTGTCAAGTGATTATTTGGGTTCTCGAATATTGAGTCAGTAAATCCAGTATTCAGATAACCCACAGAGCCCCTTTTTAAAGAGAATCTTTATTCTATATATGTGGAACAGTATAAATCTTACCTGAACTTGCTACATGTGTGTGGACTGTAGTTGCTTTGAGCTGGAAGGAAGGCTGAATGAGGACGTGGAGCTTGTTTACTCCTAATGTTAACATTCACTGTTTTTTAGGTGCTTGTCAAACCGCTGGAGGACAAAGGATTTCTTTTTCTGCTTTCATCCTCCCAAATGGTTTATAACGGTAGGTATAATCTGTCATGAATAGAAGAATAATGTTGAAGGTGTGCGGAGAGCTGTCTCTTACAGCAGAATAATCTTGTCCGTTCTCCCTGGTTGTTTCAGAGTTGAAAGGCGAGCATTTGAGGTGTCTCCAGGCGCTGTTTCTGTTCCAGGAACCCCGAGATGTGAAGGCTGGTGAGTAGTGGAGCTGGACTGTTGGAATTGTTATTGCAGCCAAACTTCTCACAGAGTAgaattacttttaatttatacgtttcaaaaattatatatattatatatattaatgaaaattatatatatttgaggttcccttgagaaagatatgtgcaacatatcgaaacgttgggcagctggctctttgagctaaaaaaaattatattattacatacacacacacacaggcagtcctcgcacttatgaCACAATTGGTTCCAGAAAGTCGAACCACATTTTCCcgtaggaacaatgttataaattggggttccgttcctgactcttcagccagataataaaTATAGTTCTACAAAAATGACcagttatattgtactcatgtaaatatttaactctttacactcagcttGGTGATTACGCGCGTAGTACTCAGaaacctacctggcttgttttaaaagtacagactcggggctttccaatgacgtattcattGTATGTATTTGGTACTGCTAGCAGGAGATACGATCGCTGAAGTTAAGTCCCCTGTGACAGAGTTCAAAGCTTAGGTTTccttttgagtcaattgctcttatcagatattgttaacggcaaataaattaaaaataaataaatagttacgtgcattaaaaaaaaaaaaaaaacgctagactaagtcagggcaaCCACTACAGGTACTGCAGTTAGGACATTGAGCATgcacacatgacgcatggctctgGGCTCGCCGTGTTGTAAATGctgtatcgatgtcgtaaagtcaaagcagggtaataatgcaaaagagtcgtaagtgtcGTAAATCGAGGATcgcctgtgtgtgtatataattgcAGTAACACATACATGGCTAATTTCGTTGCATACAGTTAATAGATTAATATGAATCAGTGATTTAATAGTTACTTCAATACATAGGAGTCTGACTTAAAGATAACCAAAGCTTAAGATcccttttttttaagttaatgttttagttgtttgtaaacatttaaaatgtttacacaacGAGATGGaaagtaaatggtaatgtgaaGCATTCACAGTGAAGAGATTTACTAAATGTCTTTTGAGTTAAGCTTAATTTTTAAGAATTCCTGTTGGTGTTTCAGTCAAACTGCTGTGACACAAAATATATTAAGtaaatgttgggggggggggggttcatttgCAGGGCTCTAAATTTAGCAACGCAATGAAGAGTGCAGGAAGTGCAGTGGAGGCAGCTTTTATAAAATGAGTTCTACAAAATATTTAGTCTTGTACAAAAGGCTCTAAATTGAcaaaaagggcaaggccaaaaCATGTCAATACATTTCgcaccaaggccactaaacttaagtcCGTGCCAAAGTGTAGGATGTTGGgtaattttgcttaggattccTACCATCTTGGTTtcactgtggtaaaaaaaaaaaaaaaaggaaattaaaacaaggggATACCGGCAATTCAACCGTATTCAATGGAGTTACACcaagtcatttttgtttaaacttgaaAGAAAACCACTTAAGTAtcataaacatttctaaactgctGATCAGAAAACGTGATCAAGGTTTGCAAATTTTTTTGCAGATTGTACAAGGCTTTCAACTGTTTACATTTGTGCTcttttctgagatggcattatTACACATGGTAGAAATCCATGTGCTTGAAGGGTAgtgtttgttatgtgttttttttttttttttttttctgctgatgcGACTTAATCACACAAACCATGTTTTGTTTGGATCCAGACACTTCCATCCAGGCATCCCTAGTTGCTGTAGTGGAAAGGGCACTGTGGCCAGAATGGCTGTGAGGAGACATACATGTTGAGGGGCATTGGTACCATTTCAGTATAGCagaaattgtaaaggggtacaaaaaacacacacactggccTATTGGAATGAAATTAACACACATCACAAGGAGGTGAGCTGCAAGGGTATGGCAGCAGCCACCTTGAATTACATTGATAATTATTTGCACATCCTGAATTAAACGCGCTACGAACCAATCGCTCCTTTAAAGTGTAAATGTAGAcctttgttaattttttattgtttttttctttaatcagcaAAAAACATTGCAACAGCAGCACCCCAGTCAACCGAAGGCACGGAGGAGATTATGCCTCATTTGATGACGTTTATTCCAGCTCTCCACTACGGTCTAATGAAGTCCCGCAACAACACTTCCACAGGCCCAAACATTGCAGTGGAGCGCTGTGCGAGGGATTACCTGAGGAATCTGTCTGAAGGAGGGTGGAAACGGATCAGAGAGTTTGTCTTGTACGAGTATGACCAGAAACTGGACGAAAAAAGGGTTTTGTTTGCTGCACCATACGTAAAGACAAATATTGATAAGGCTCTACACTTCTACATATACGAGTCCAACACCTTTAAGCTGTCTGTATCCCGAGCGAGGGAGATGGTGGAAAGCTCTCTCAGGGTCCAAGAGTGCAGCCGGGAGGGCTCCGAGGGCAAGTGCGAAAGCAAGAGGTTTGGCCGGGAGAATGGCTCGGAGCATGCGCCGCTGTCGCAGAACACTGGTCACAATGCGATGGATGACCCAGAGAAGCTCAAGGAGCTGATCCACCTGATTCAGAGCAGGAAGAAGCACATGGGAGAAGGGGCAGAGAGCGAGGAGTTCAAGAGTGTCCGCAGTCTGAAGAGAAAGCTGGAGGGGGACGATGTCGAAACTGCCTACAAGCACTTGAGGACATGGGCCGGGGAGAATGGAGAGGATCTGAAAGGTGAGCTTGTGTTCGTGGCAAATCCTCCAGAAACAAGAGTATTGACTCCATCAGTGACAGTCCAGGTCTTCTTGAGTTCTCTTGTCTTCACGTAGGAGGTAGAACCTGTTAACTGTTACTGACATGAAAGCCTGTCTTACTAATtgaatatatagatatacttACCGAAGGAAAGAGATATCGTAGTATGCTATGTACTTCTGAATGCTTAGCAAAGGAGTGCTGTGCTTAACATGCTAGGTTGGGGTTGGTCACAAAATGTTGGTGTGATATTTATTAGCTTTGCacaagtcgttttttttttttttttttttaaacgtcagGTTTTGGAACATGTAGTTGCTCTTACCTGCACATGTTCTTTTCTCCTTGGTAATTTTATAAAGTCCACTGAGACCAAGGTCTCCTTTGCAGTGTTCATGGCTCTTCAATAGCCATGCAAGACAGGCACAATTTTCATGTTTTGTCACAGTGTAACATTACATAATTACTGTGCAGCATTTGTTACAGTACCCAATTCTGTTTTgtgccattgctggtaatactGTGGTCTGCTAGTGATTTTGCTATAGTGACCTTTTTTTAACTTCTCATGGGAGCCCACTAGTTGATGCCTTGAAAAACATGTCCACTAAGCTGTACTAACTGGCCTGTGTTCCTCATCCTCAGCTGATATCGAGCAGTCTCCTGATTCCTCCTCTCTCATTACCTGTCTGGGTGGTCAAGACACTGACATGAGGAAGCAAGACCCCTCCAGCACTGTGGCTGCCGACACCCAGAGCCTCATCCAgctgctcctggacaccctgacCAGCGCTGGGGGTGCCTCGGCTGCGGCCCTGTTGAACAAGCCACTGGACTCGGGATGCGCTCAGGAGCCCCCCACGATGCACAGCTATGAGGATTCAGAGAAGGAGGGGGCCCTGATGGCTGTAGATCCCTCCAGTACGTGCAATGCAAGCGACCTCCGCCTTGCCTCTGGGGATGAGAGGAGCGACGGAAAGGACAGCTCCGAGGTAGACTCCTTTCTTTGACATTATAATCCGATTTCTGCTTGTATGATGAACTAGGACTGTACAAGATGTAACAGTGTTAAAGCTTCAGATTCTCAAGGACATTTTTTATACTGAGCAGCAATTGCTAAAACATTGCAAAATTTCTAGTTTTTGGTGCAGATCCAAAACTCACTGCTCTATAATAGTAGTGGTAGAAAAGGTGATACAGATTGAGAGCCAGGTCCTATCCTTTACTAGAGTTAAAGATGTGTTTTTGAAATGGCTGTTTATTCCACCCAGGAGCAGATGGCTGGCAGTGTGAGCAGTCTGGAGGGCTTCAGCCCCTGCTCCAGCACGCAGCTCGAGCAGACACACCACAGTGAGCAGGGGGCCAGGCTGCCGGGGGACAGCGACATGGCTTGGAAACTCATCCCAATAACAGGTGAGCAAAATACTTTCACGTCCTGCTGGCATCAggagaacacaaaacacagcaaaccTATATGGCActtataaaagcttcccatagtaaaagcatagcaaagtgtaataaagacataggcaaagtatggtaaagcacaaagaggAATTGTAAAATTGTATGGTGAATGATTAGCAAGTtcatagtataacaatgggaaaactGCAGTGTTACTGTGCAAGTTAATGTGGTGAACTTATACAAGGGAGCTGTGAGTGTTACATTAAGCCTTCATCACTCTTCATTCAAGATTTGCTGAAGAGATGTGGAAACATTTTATTGTAGTATGAATTATACTAATGGTTGTTCTGAAGCGCAGTAGTCCCTGGAGTAGGTGCCTTGAACAGCAGGAGCTGATCCCTGAAGAGTTCTAGATCTGCAGTGCTGCTGGTTTCAGAGTCTTACAAAGTGAGCGTGTTGTTGTGCTCATGTTGCAGGTATGAAGTCACAGACGTACCGCCTAGCTCAGGAGGCTATTAGTCCTCATGACCCCCGTGTGCTGCACAGCCAGGACTCTTCTCCTGTGAAGTTCACCCAGGTCTCTCCCCCGATGCCAGCAGAGATGCATGAAGATGACAGGGACGCTGTCCATCCAGGCTGGGCCAGCTTCACCGCGGAGTATGCCTCTGCTGAACCCAGAGACGTGGAAAGTACGGTCTTCCAAGAGTTTGGGGGCTTTACCACTAAAGTCCAGGAGCTTCTGAGGCAGGAGAACGTCTTGTACAGCACAAAGTCGGTCGTTTCCATCCCTGAGAAGCTGACATCTGGGTTTTCCAAGTGCATCAGAGTCCGGGAGCCGCACGTCCCTGTGCAGAACTATGTCGACAAGCTGTGTGAGAAGATGAGAAGTTTGGTGGACTCTGAAAAGCTCAGAGCTGCTGCCAGACATTCTCAGTTAAGCAGTTCTCCAGAGCAGTCCCTGCAAACCAGGACCGTGAAGAACATGGCGCAGGTCCAGATGGAGCTGTCGAAGTCTCCCAAAAAAGAATGTCTAAAACAAGAGGAACTAGAGCCTGAACAACAGATCCTGAGTGTAAACCCTGCTGCGCTGAGCGTGCCTTCCCTGGACGCTGCGCTGGAGCCTGAGGCGGCGCCAGTGGCAGGTGACAGAGATGGAATGCTGCCGCTGGGGGAAGCTGGTGCTCACGGCCCTCAGATTTCATCGGCTGTTCAGGCTCCAGCTTCTTTCAGTAACCTCATCAATCAACTCAAGCCAGAAGTCTTCTCTAGTTTGGTCAAAATCATCAAGGATGTGCAAAAGAACACTTTGAAGTTTTATATCCACGCAGAAGAAgaaagcactgtgtgcactgaaATAAAGGTATGCGCCATCTTGCATCCAAACTGTGGCGGGTGTTCTTTTACTGATCTCAGTCCAGACGGGCAGAAGTACTCCTGCAGCTGtgcagatcattaaaatagaacaCTTTGTCCTGGCTTCACAGACACTGAGCAGCACTGAATTTGGACCACCTTATCTGGGGTTACATTACCTTGTCCAGGATTAGCAGTAATTGGGGTCtgtgcaaccagtaaatttatcTTGTACTTGGCAACGAATCATTTAGTACTTCCAATGTGTAGCTTGAATCATTCTGGGTTTTCCTGTGAGCCCTAATTGTAAGATGCTTGTAAAAGGTGTGTGgggtctctcacacactcaaAGCTGGCATTGTCCAAAATGCTATGCAGTTGTAGTATTAAACTCTGcttaaatatattaatgaaaacaaatctaGAAAGGAACGTACACTGGTCATGGTGTGGTTAGTGCGAAGACAAATGATGATGCTTGTTTTTTAACCATACAAGCAGTGGTTCAAGGCCACAGGAAAAGTTGTTTGCTATTTCTCTGCTAAAGTTGCCCAGAACTAAATCTAACTTGTTcactattgtgtgtgtttgttttggtctttttttttttttttttcaggaatactTGATGCGATTAGGAAATGCAGAGTGTAACCCACAGAATTTTTTGGAAAAGAACAGCTCTTTAGACAAGCTGCTGATCATAATTCAGAATGAAGACATTGCTGCTAACATCCATGAGGTACTCCCAAAATACAAGAGGCTATTAAGGGAGGGTTCAGTGTTGACACAGCCTGCAGTGTGTGTCCTGAAAAGGTTTTTGTTTAGTCTGATACTGTTTTACATGAGAATCAGCTGTGAGCAATTGAGAGAACTGAGAATGTGAAGTAAAACCTATTTTTGTTAGTTTCTGGTTCAACATGACTCCAATAAGTATTCCTAAGTCTCTCTTGTAAACTCGTGATTGTGTGTTGTATCTTGATAAAGCCCATATtcgcttttttaaaatgtgtgtttcctACAGATTCCTGCCTTGGTGTCTTTAAAGAAGCTGCCGTCAGTCAGCTTTGCTGGTGTGGACAGCTTGGATGATGTTAAAAACCATACATACAATGAGCTCTTTGTGTCTGGTGGCTTCATTGTATCAGATGAGTCTGTTCTGAACCCTGACGTCATCACTGTTGGTAAGAAAACAGAACCTGCAAACAATACCTTTTTAGATGCCTTTTAAGGCTTCAGTGATTTCTAAGAGAAGTAGGTTGTTAAATGTTTCATGTTCAGACTGCAGTGTGTGGAGAGTTTCCCAACCATTTTTCACAATCTGCAGATTTACatcctgtgtttttaaaacattgctaTGCCTTTTCATTAGCTTCTTTCATCACTAATCCCAACTGCATTGTGCTATAGTCACTCAGCCCTGAACATACAGCCTCACTTGCAAaggtattgcaaaaaataataataataaactttatagcacctttcattctAAAAGCAGCTCATTTAAAATGgagaaaataaacatgtatgccaagagaattaaaaaaataattaaattagcaCAAAAGTGGTAAACATTGTAATACAagctaaaagaaaacattcattttaaccattAGAGGCAgcagaaatgcattaaaaatacattcaattttaaaagacgattatattgtaaaaatgtgtccaagtcttgttttaaaaattgcCATTGATGGTGCGTCTCTGACAGATTGTAACTGTAGGAGCATTGTAACAAAAAGCAGCCTCTCCTTTTGTGCTTTACCCTCGGAACACAAAGCAAGGCATTGGTCAGCTGACCTCAATGACACACAGGCTGATATGCTGACATCTGTTATAGTTCAGTGCCTGGCCATTTAAGTGCTTTAAATGTTAATAGAATTTTAATCTATCCTGTAACGAACTGGAAGCCCCTGtgccctttgtttttgttttagttagaaCTGCTGTTGACGTGACAGACTTAAGACCAGAAAACAGCATTGCAGTAGTCCAGTATACATGAAATAAAGGCATGAACTACTTTCTCTGCATCAGACCATGAAAGAAATTACCTAATTTTAGCAAGGTTTCTCGGATGAAAAgacactttaatttttttaatattagtttcAAAGCTCAGCTCGGAATCAAATCTAACCCCCAAGTTTATCATCTTGGATTTCAAATTTGAAGTCAGGTTACCCAAATCTATTTGTCAATCTGTATCCGTTTCTGAGAAACTATTAATAAGAGTTCTGTCTTATCTTGGTTAATTGCAGAACATTTAGATATCCAACTTTTAGTATCAGCAAGACACTCAAATAAAACTAGTAGCATAGATATCGCCTGGTTTAACAGAGATGTAGTTGCAGATCATCAGCTTAACAGTGAAAATTCACCCCATGTTTACGAATACTCACCTTAGTGGTAACATACATAAGGAAAATAACCAGAGgaccaagaatggagccctgAGGGACACCACATATAATACTAGCCAGTCCTGACACGGACTTCCCCAAGAAAACAAAGTACGTTCTGTCGATTTTTATAGATATGATCTAAACCAGTTCAGAACAGTTCCAGAGAGGCCCCCCCATTCTTTAAGActattaatttaaaattgcatGATCCACAGTATCGAATGCAAAACTCTGATCTAAAAGTACTAAAATAGATATAGCATTTGAATCTACACACAAGCATTTGCAGCCCTAACCAGAGCAGTCTCTGTGCCATTATTTGAACGAAACCCTGACTGAAACTTGTCCAAAATAGAATTACTGTCAAGGAAactattcatttgtttaaataccACCTTTTCAAGAACCTTAGCtaaaaaaggaaggtttgaaatagTTCAAGTCTGAGTAATTAGACCTATCTAGATTAGATTTTTTCTAAGCAGGGGTTTCAATAGGGCAGTTTTAATAGCAGCTGGAAATGTCCCTTTTGGCTGAGAACTCAATTCTAGTTAGAGCATCATTGCACAAGTCACTGAACATGTCCTGCAGAAAGCTATCTGGCATTGGATCCAAAGAGCAAGCAGCAGATTCCATCAGCATTACTATCAGAATGAGCTGTTATACATTGATCAAAGAAAACAAGTCCATTGCTGATTCAACCAGTCTAGCTGGCATGTTTGAATCAGTTATTCCATGAAATTTGATCCCTAATATTCactatttttgtttgaaaatcttcACACTTAGTAACTGAGGCTTCAGTGAGAGTGAGGGTTTAACTAGCCTATTGATTTTGTTGAGTTCTTATTCACCTCCAATAAGATAAGCAAAATAAGTGTATCTTGCTGACCTTAAAGCTTCGTTGTACTTCAATAAAAGTCGTTTCAGATGTCAGATATCAAATATCTTTTCATTTGACAGATGGCATTGTTAATCCAAGGGGCAATACGCTTTGAAAAAACCATTCTAGTTCTAACTGGGACCTCAATCTCAAGAGTAGTTGCTAAATGGCAGTTGTATCTATCAGCTAACTCGGCAATAGATGAGGTATTAGAAATGAGTGGTGATAAACCTACTATTTCAGATTTAACTTTAACAGTTGAGGAGAAGAGCGCATTTCTTAACAGCACACCCTTTCTCGGTAAGGGCAAAAGAGcctcaaataaaatgcaaaaactatCTGAAACAGTAAGATCTGTAATGGACTAAATATATGAACATCTAGCCCTTGAGAGATGACCAAATCTAAATATTGACCATGATTATGAGTAGGACCTGTAACATGCTGAATACAGTCGAGGCCATTCAAAAGCCTTAATTCCATGGCCGTTGTGTCAGATTCATTATCAGTATGCAGATTGAAATCCCCAAGCAGTAAAATCCTGTCAATTAGCAGATAATATAGACAGGAGTTCTATAAATTAAGACAGAAATGATTAATTGGGATTTGGAGGGTGATAGAAAATTACAATAACTGGAAGTTGGCTATTAACTAATAAAAATAGATTCAAATGAAGAGTACTCCTCCtcagttttatttacagttataaTCTTTATGAAATAAATTAGCAAGTCTGTCCGTCCCCCACCGCCCTGTTAAGCGTGCTTTCTGGGAAAACATATAATTCAAGGAAAAAGCCTCAGTCAGGAAGGTATCATCCTTACTGTGCCACGTTTcagtaaagaataaaaacaaaattataatctACAGTGAAATTTTAAGGTGCTTTGTTTGACAGAGACACAGTATTAATGTTGAACCTGGTCAGGAAACTGGAGTACTTTGGGGTCAGATACAGTGGGGGTGGAGGatgaaaatactattttaaaaagggaagtTTTGTCAGCCTTGATTGAATGCATTTCTGGTGTGAAGTGGATGTCTCAAGTGTTTACAGTTAAATTCTTTTGACAAAGTTCTGTTAGGAACTCGGGTGCAACCAGAAGCCACTACAAATCGATCCAGGCAATTTAACACCTAACATCATAAAAACATGTAGGAAAATTTGACAATCTTATTCGAGTCATTTGcaagtcctttttttttgttttgtttttaaaccatctGCGAAACattgctaaattatttatttcttatttctcaTTGTGaggaggagtggggggggggtgtggtatAGGGAGAGACAAGGGATTGAAGGTAGGAGGTGGGCAGTGTGGTGAAATATCATCATTCCTTATGTTTTAGATTTTTCAGTGGCAGGCAGTGACTGGTTAAGATGTGTCAACATTTTATTTGTCTGTCTTTTCAGAAAAACTGCAGTGTTTCCTTAATTTTTTGGAGGAACGGAACACTCAAAGTAACTGGCAGTGGAAAATCCACTGCAAAACACAGAAGAAGCTGAAGGAAATGGGAAGGTGAGTGAACAAGCATTAAAAACAGCCATCTATCATTTTAAGCTCAGATTTATCAATCAGTTGACCTTGTAAAGGTAGAACTATTAAGTGCACTTTAGAACACCTGTAtaaaatggctggtttcacaggccttgattagtgctaatcttggattaccttacctAAAGTAAAACTAGATAGTCTAACCGGGGTCTTTGAACCAGCGGTCTATGGTTAAGTGGTGGGTGACCTTGATATCCAAACGGAGATGCTTGTGTGGTTAACATGGATTAACGAAAGGAACTGCATGCATTCTCTCACTTTCTCAGGATGAACTCCAAAGTGCTGAGCCTCCTGACCCTGCTAAACTCCTACCAGAAGAAGCATCTGGTAGAGTTCCTGTCCTATCATGAGTGCGACTCACAAAGCCGCCAGGCTCCGGAGCTGGACTGCCTCATCAAGCTGCAGGCCCAGAACATCCAGCGCAGACACGTGGTCTTCCTCACAGGTACCTTCAGCAAGCAGCTTCTAATAGAATGCCACACAGTTACCTTCAGCAAGCAGCTCCTAATAGAATGTCACACAGGTACCTTCAGCAACACACTCCTAATAGAGTATCACACTATTTGCAATGGCCAATCACCATATgaatcaataaaaatgtatttacttgtcATGatcgcacgtgcatcaacatatgaaattaacagaataagtatgagaaaagcaataggcaggtgtacgttaataaactaactgacaacGTAAATGAACACAGCAGCCGTACATAAGGTAAAAGTAGCAGTGGCTTGAACAGTAATTATGAATG includes these proteins:
- the tasorb gene encoding protein TASOR isoform X1 is translated as MASSNQNVGQEAKGDGGSRGGSVSIENSDVPRHLMAGSALASKQDGEQAVCEGGPVLLAGQEDAERRRSSMSDLKTSDNGSAAFEKAALEQPRRSFHIPRKNKEKKALFQFMSLDSREFKEILKIMSSSYLDSSSGSTFSYKKASLIHSELLEKEFIEKRRELKQDGRTEKELVESYAFLLADPTKLNGICEKGLDIGHSRVTTLGKPSLGVYLSKHADLLQINPFAVGATGEIIIFKVMKGRIKSIYENMSKNILDPTPKFDSHVSKNSSRVTTLLSYRAFELTQHYFYEYSFDEIKKRPRHVCPYAVVSFMYKDKGSAPVPKPLPLPMSVSSSSSDGGGGKGHFTVWTGQFLNKGNLICHADLKSTKWLFPPFKLPEKLDVGSVMVLDQVKQKIPAAVFYRDTYNRQREVLKGGMYCSLFELVEKSKSGSSLPSVLQKLEKEKLVLVKPLEDKGFLFLLSSSQMVYNELKGEHLRCLQALFLFQEPRDVKAAKNIATAAPQSTEGTEEIMPHLMTFIPALHYGLMKSRNNTSTGPNIAVERCARDYLRNLSEGGWKRIREFVLYEYDQKLDEKRVLFAAPYVKTNIDKALHFYIYESNTFKLSVSRAREMVESSLRVQECSREGSEGKCESKRFGRENGSEHAPLSQNTGHNAMDDPEKLKELIHLIQSRKKHMGEGAESEEFKSVRSLKRKLEGDDVETAYKHLRTWAGENGEDLKADIEQSPDSSSLITCLGGQDTDMRKQDPSSTVAADTQSLIQLLLDTLTSAGGASAAALLNKPLDSGCAQEPPTMHSYEDSEKEGALMAVDPSSTCNASDLRLASGDERSDGKDSSEEQMAGSVSSLEGFSPCSSTQLEQTHHSEQGARLPGDSDMAWKLIPITGMKSQTYRLAQEAISPHDPRVLHSQDSSPVKFTQVSPPMPAEMHEDDRDAVHPGWASFTAEYASAEPRDVESTVFQEFGGFTTKVQELLRQENVLYSTKSVVSIPEKLTSGFSKCIRVREPHVPVQNYVDKLCEKMRSLVDSEKLRAAARHSQLSSSPEQSLQTRTVKNMAQVQMELSKSPKKECLKQEELEPEQQILSVNPAALSVPSLDAALEPEAAPVAGDRDGMLPLGEAGAHGPQISSAVQAPASFSNLINQLKPEVFSSLVKIIKDVQKNTLKFYIHAEEESTVCTEIKEYLMRLGNAECNPQNFLEKNSSLDKLLIIIQNEDIAANIHEIPALVSLKKLPSVSFAGVDSLDDVKNHTYNELFVSGGFIVSDESVLNPDVITVEKLQCFLNFLEERNTQSNWQWKIHCKTQKKLKEMGRMNSKVLSLLTLLNSYQKKHLVEFLSYHECDSQSRQAPELDCLIKLQAQNIQRRHVVFLTEKRFEMFPKHCNNGVVVATIEDFMQNFQSLIGFNSSSTEDKCVPGTSTQEVQPADAGMLAVGELKEEEDMSIDSEEETSKIELGGGTIKAESLDPEVSISAMPAESQAAPLLHRASGLDLEALRSAISVFTSSTAKDPKPLSPVASPTTMAYSMFNVNTYQSFLGTGSETLLTASNTPGDQQRAEPALGSTGSQASAAPAPRNPTSLPTHSSNQASSKPAFSTPNIQVTCNPAPNRGGGSSPASVTNQGSGSHKAPDCPSNLGRSRIPVNRGSCSSATSGSTTQVSERSAGRGTGTASQGSGNSSGRGASTQTATTPSRGRGTGSATSRTGTSRGRGTSSNRGSGASAGSGAPNQGHGRGNFHHRGGGNSASRRRGNRRGGGGHSLYRGRGHYDGYQGNGAPHRHGGGCYWGNERENFYSDDFGTMFKPY